One Microlunatus soli genomic window carries:
- a CDS encoding DUF6518 family protein, giving the protein MIFAAGPRSPAQPRHPLLRGGLVLLLSLVLGGLTSFAQGMLPSWFSSVANSASGWTLLTAVLIWRVRLSWWLSAVLGAASFVLLTVGYAVVSTLRGAYYSPILFVVVGVLIGPFVGVAARWLWERRFRAAAGTAALAGIAIGDAGYGLTAVGDTTSPVYWIVIGAVGVALMVTMLSRTIRGGVPILVAVLGAVAVAAAYNVAFRLLGGTL; this is encoded by the coding sequence ATGATCTTCGCCGCAGGGCCTCGTTCACCTGCGCAGCCGCGACATCCGCTGCTGCGCGGCGGGCTCGTGCTGTTGTTGAGCCTCGTGCTCGGCGGACTGACCTCGTTCGCCCAAGGCATGCTGCCGTCCTGGTTCAGCTCCGTCGCCAATTCCGCCAGTGGCTGGACGCTGCTGACGGCGGTGCTGATCTGGCGGGTTCGGCTGTCCTGGTGGCTGTCTGCGGTGCTCGGTGCGGCGAGTTTTGTGCTGCTCACCGTCGGGTATGCCGTGGTGTCGACACTGCGCGGGGCGTACTACAGCCCGATCCTGTTCGTGGTCGTCGGTGTCCTGATCGGCCCGTTCGTCGGGGTCGCGGCCCGCTGGTTGTGGGAGCGAAGATTTCGGGCGGCGGCCGGTACGGCGGCGCTGGCCGGCATCGCGATCGGCGACGCCGGCTACGGCCTGACCGCGGTCGGCGACACCACCAGCCCGGTCTACTGGATCGTCATCGGCGCCGTCGGGGTCGCCCTGATGGTGACCATGCTGAGTAGGACGATCCGCGGCGGGGTGCCGATCCTTGTTGCGGTGTTGGGGGCGGTCGCCGTGGCAGCGGCGTACAACGTGGCGTTCCGGCTGCTCGGCGGGACCCTCTGA
- a CDS encoding AAA family ATPase, which translates to MSSTPSSDLIVLTGPSGVGKSTISRGLHQRLAGANWLLWQADLCQPRTEGIDLDSIGAETGEARMFAGNLAAIAGYLKQTWSMLVELTVHSAADARAVRATAPGRSMIIRLDCTAETLARHLAERDTPVSDEWARSYFESWRDVELPDAQLITVDGRSAEDVVDQIMALWAGSAR; encoded by the coding sequence GTGTCAAGTACGCCGTCAAGTGACCTGATCGTGCTGACCGGACCGTCCGGGGTCGGCAAGAGCACGATCAGCCGCGGGCTGCATCAGCGACTAGCGGGCGCGAACTGGCTGCTGTGGCAGGCGGATCTGTGCCAACCGCGCACCGAGGGCATCGACCTCGACTCGATCGGCGCGGAGACCGGCGAAGCCCGGATGTTCGCCGGCAACCTCGCCGCGATCGCCGGCTACCTGAAGCAAACCTGGTCGATGCTGGTCGAGCTGACGGTGCACAGCGCGGCCGATGCGCGCGCGGTTCGCGCCACCGCTCCCGGTCGGTCCATGATCATCAGGCTGGACTGCACGGCCGAAACGCTGGCCCGCCACTTGGCCGAACGCGACACTCCGGTCTCGGACGAATGGGCGAGGTCGTACTTCGAGTCCTGGCGTGACGTCGAGCTTCCCGATGCTCAGTTGATCACGGTGGATGGCCGCAGTGCCGAGGACGTCGTCGATCAGATCATGGCCTTGTGGGCCGGGTCTGCCCGATGA